Proteins from a genomic interval of Verrucomicrobiia bacterium:
- a CDS encoding response regulator transcription factor, giving the protein MKAKPPRPAAPSRKRILLVDDHPLMREGISQWIARAGDLEVCGEAETAAEALQLTGRLKPDLVLTDISLPGRNGIEFLKDLRAQHPRVPALVLSMHDENLYAGRALRAGARGYIMKRAGGERVLQGIREVLAGRIALSADMATQLLEEYSGVWRQSSKRPLPQLTDREFEVLSLIGEARSNREIAAQLHLSPKTVETHRLNLMRKLKVTNAAQLMRFALQYAEAAAAGDAPAV; this is encoded by the coding sequence ATGAAAGCCAAACCGCCCCGCCCCGCCGCCCCGTCCCGGAAACGGATCCTGCTCGTGGACGATCATCCGCTGATGCGCGAAGGCATCTCGCAATGGATCGCGCGCGCCGGCGATCTGGAAGTGTGCGGCGAGGCGGAGACGGCCGCCGAAGCCCTCCAGCTCACCGGCCGGCTCAAACCGGATTTGGTGCTGACGGACATTTCGCTGCCGGGCCGGAACGGCATCGAGTTTCTCAAGGACCTCCGCGCCCAGCATCCGCGCGTGCCGGCGCTGGTCCTCTCCATGCACGATGAAAACCTTTACGCCGGCCGGGCCCTGCGCGCCGGCGCGCGCGGCTACATCATGAAGCGCGCCGGCGGCGAACGCGTCTTGCAGGGAATTCGCGAGGTGCTCGCCGGCCGCATCGCGTTGAGCGCGGACATGGCCACGCAGCTCCTCGAGGAATACTCCGGCGTGTGGCGCCAGTCCTCCAAGCGGCCCCTGCCCCAGCTCACGGACCGCGAGTTTGAAGTCCTCTCCCTCATTGGCGAGGCCAGGAGCAACCGCGAAATCGCCGCGCAATTGCACCTGAGTCCCAAGACCGTCGAAACCCATCGCCTGAACCTGATGCGCAAGCTCAAGGTGACCAACGCCGCGCAGCTCATGCGTTTTGCGCTCCAATACGCGGAGGCCGCGGCCGCCGGCGACGCGCCAGCCGTATGA
- a CDS encoding response regulator transcription factor, which yields MKRKTPSVACAGRPRARSRPRCRRIFVVERNLLMRTAIASWVSRFPDLRICGQAATRHGAEKAIGQLHPDLVVTEILRKQDVGFIRSLHRRHPRLPILVFSIQDEARYATRALAAGACGYLVKGVDGPGLVNGIRAALKLRPWPVAPRQPATANDGLESLREAE from the coding sequence ATGAAACGAAAAACCCCATCCGTTGCCTGCGCCGGCAGGCCCCGGGCGCGTTCGCGCCCCCGCTGCCGTCGCATTTTCGTGGTCGAGCGCAATCTCCTCATGCGCACGGCCATTGCCAGCTGGGTGAGCCGTTTTCCCGACCTGCGGATCTGCGGCCAGGCGGCCACCCGCCACGGCGCCGAAAAAGCAATCGGCCAACTGCATCCCGACCTGGTCGTCACGGAGATTCTCCGCAAACAGGACGTGGGCTTCATTCGCAGCCTGCACCGGCGGCATCCGCGGCTCCCGATTCTGGTTTTCTCCATTCAGGACGAAGCCCGCTACGCCACCCGCGCGCTGGCGGCCGGCGCGTGCGGCTACCTCGTCAAAGGAGTGGACGGTCCGGGGCTCGTGAACGGGATCCGCGCCGCACTGAAGCTGCGTCCCTGGCCGGTTGCCCCGCGCCAACCGGCGACCGCCAACGACGGCCTGGAATCCCTCCGCGAAGCGGAATAA
- a CDS encoding ATP-binding protein, whose product MSRRPQPRRRRRATRKDRFETVFAANPMPMWICDAESLRLLAVNRAALALYGLTRARFLRRAVQEIMPPAETARWLDALKRLKPNGAPGLARWRLPRPDGSSFTADVSLSRLRFRNRPACLAVITDQTARNTTEEELRSATRTLEQRAIERTAELEAVNKALRAEMTRRSELENELLNVSEREQRRIGRDLHDGLCQITTATAMMCEALERDLRESSLPHFSRTARRITRLIQSVSDEARRLAHGLSPVGMDAEGLMDALANLARSTKRLFHVACHFECAEPVLIADHATAIHLFRIAQEAVNNAVRHAKPGRIRLRLQRSVDGLRLTVTDNGRWLPPKPRAGRGMGLHVMGYRAHKIGGTLRIEPRQNRGTTVLCHVPAAAAQPDAA is encoded by the coding sequence ATGAGCCGGCGTCCTCAACCCCGCCGGCGGCGCCGCGCAACCCGGAAGGACCGCTTTGAAACCGTGTTCGCCGCGAATCCGATGCCGATGTGGATTTGCGATGCTGAGTCGCTCCGCCTGCTGGCCGTGAACCGCGCGGCGCTGGCGCTCTACGGATTGACGCGCGCCCGCTTCCTGCGGCGCGCCGTGCAGGAAATCATGCCGCCGGCGGAAACGGCCCGCTGGCTGGACGCCTTGAAACGGCTTAAGCCCAACGGTGCACCCGGCCTCGCCCGCTGGCGCCTGCCCCGGCCGGATGGTTCCAGTTTCACCGCCGATGTTTCGCTTTCCCGTTTGCGTTTCCGCAACCGCCCGGCGTGCCTCGCGGTGATCACCGACCAGACGGCGCGCAACACCACCGAGGAGGAATTGCGTTCGGCAACCCGCACGCTGGAACAGCGCGCCATCGAACGCACGGCGGAACTCGAGGCGGTGAACAAGGCGTTGCGCGCGGAGATGACTAGGCGCAGCGAATTGGAAAACGAACTGCTCAACGTCAGCGAGCGCGAACAGCGCCGCATCGGGCGCGATTTGCACGACGGCCTGTGCCAGATCACCACCGCCACGGCGATGATGTGTGAAGCCCTGGAACGCGATCTGCGCGAAAGTTCGCTCCCGCACTTCAGCCGCACCGCCCGCCGCATCACCCGGCTGATCCAATCGGTCAGCGACGAGGCGCGGCGGCTCGCGCACGGTTTGAGCCCGGTGGGCATGGACGCCGAGGGGCTTATGGACGCGCTCGCCAACCTCGCACGCTCGACGAAGCGATTGTTTCACGTCGCCTGCCACTTCGAATGCGCGGAGCCCGTCTTGATCGCTGACCATGCCACGGCCATCCACCTGTTCCGCATCGCGCAGGAGGCCGTCAACAACGCCGTCCGCCACGCGAAACCCGGCCGCATCCGCCTCCGCCTGCAACGCAGCGTGGACGGGCTGCGGTTGACGGTCACCGACAACGGCCGCTGGCTGCCGCCCAAACCGCGGGCCGGACGCGGCATGGGCCTGCATGTCATGGGCTACCGCGCCCACAAAATCGGCGGCACCCTGCGCATCGAACCCCGGCAAAACCGCGGAACCACCGTCCTCTGCCACGTCCCCGCCGCGGCGGCCCAACCAGACGCCGCATAG
- a CDS encoding isoamylase early set domain-containing protein, which produces MATKKRTVRKNTSGTVQQPFTIKAPAALRVLLAGDFTLWQANAIPMKKGADGLWHTDVELAPGTYHYRFIVDGEWQNDPECTLHVPNVYGTTNSVREVR; this is translated from the coding sequence ATGGCCACCAAAAAACGAACCGTTCGTAAAAACACCAGTGGAACCGTCCAACAGCCGTTCACCATCAAAGCCCCGGCGGCGTTGCGGGTTTTGCTGGCAGGCGACTTCACCCTGTGGCAGGCCAACGCCATCCCGATGAAAAAGGGCGCGGACGGCCTGTGGCACACCGACGTGGAACTCGCGCCGGGCACCTATCATTACCGGTTCATCGTGGACGGCGAATGGCAGAACGATCCCGAATGCACGCTGCACGTGCCGAATGTTTACGGCACCACCAACAGCGTGCGCGAGGTCCGGTGA
- a CDS encoding DUF3160 domain-containing protein: protein MKTPSVILLTLLASGWLFLALASDQVVLQFEPGGDTGRVRLHSQFALPVSSMYPEYIVQRSSDLRTWTNVAGPVSGSVGVSDETLRVPVPSLGDHAFYRVVATTKIKPTANELGEAVFGYATAFSQQLQSLGQLSVAEFAQRYSLTNQYLSQITFDPTTAEFWSEFNTDPAVYNATNSPYYWRYVDYRLNPAEFAVLQTNGFVVSQRMERESFADVYYDIYTEDLPVFVSTDSILHAWHRSFDTMLEEIEETRLKDQLSDILVSMAAQVPSLWSQSAGTAMGNGVLDADYFLAVARSLVSGANNYGSLGQSARVSATLNAINNQQPATINLYGESRVVDFSQFTVRGHYVNSVTLQRYFRTMMWCALADFRYAGFSTGVPAPGQTNTLRELSGCVALNFLAQGSGQFTNWLQLNRTLEMFVGTTDSLNLAQLNDLLFAAGISSPANLPDQASLTNLQARLMSGDLGMQQVTSGYYWSPLGPGQVKLPRSFAFMGQRFVPDTWALGKCTFDDILWDDPNANGILFGKVLRRVPSALDVAFTTLGNSQIVPELAARIANTNGHPWRDGMFYQHNLGAARNTIDLQPASAWTNSIYLRWLACLRELSTPTTGPEFPQAMRTRPWAMKTLNTQLASWTELRHNAILYAEQSYTPMLICSYPAGYVEPRPAFYQRMREMALATKEVLATLSTNGVFTYEHYTNDLPFYVTVSGATLYANRLATMDSFAQTADTLRSIAEKELSRTPLSSGEVYFLQSLVEFNCAGERTYSGWYPSLFYEPGKEYLPPDAQFNFPSGENQGSDFWDPLVTDVHTDPADPIVGDPGSILHEGVGNVQLLMIAVDCGPGDLAVYAGPVLSHYEFELGPTTRMTDAQWKNLVTTDSLPSAPEWTHSYLVPKP, encoded by the coding sequence ATGAAGACTCCGTCTGTGATTCTCCTCACGCTTCTTGCCTCCGGCTGGTTGTTCTTGGCGTTGGCTTCAGACCAAGTGGTGCTCCAATTCGAGCCCGGTGGTGACACGGGCCGGGTGCGGCTGCATTCCCAATTTGCGCTACCGGTAAGTTCAATGTATCCCGAATACATCGTCCAGCGCAGTTCCGACCTGCGCACTTGGACCAATGTGGCTGGGCCCGTAAGTGGCAGCGTCGGCGTGTCCGACGAAACCTTGCGCGTGCCGGTGCCCTCGCTGGGCGACCACGCCTTTTATCGGGTGGTTGCCACAACAAAGATCAAGCCCACTGCCAACGAGTTGGGCGAGGCGGTCTTCGGATATGCCACGGCTTTCAGTCAGCAACTTCAAAGCTTGGGCCAGTTGTCGGTTGCCGAGTTTGCGCAGCGCTACAGTCTGACCAACCAGTATTTGTCCCAGATCACCTTCGACCCGACCACAGCTGAGTTCTGGAGCGAATTCAACACTGACCCCGCGGTTTATAACGCCACCAATTCCCCGTATTATTGGCGTTACGTTGATTATCGGCTCAATCCGGCGGAGTTCGCCGTCCTTCAGACAAACGGCTTCGTGGTCAGCCAGCGGATGGAGCGGGAAAGTTTCGCGGATGTTTACTACGACATCTACACGGAGGACCTCCCGGTGTTCGTCTCCACGGACTCCATTCTCCATGCGTGGCATCGCTCATTTGACACCATGTTGGAGGAGATTGAGGAGACCCGGCTCAAGGACCAATTGTCCGACATCCTCGTTTCCATGGCCGCGCAGGTGCCCAGCCTTTGGTCGCAATCGGCGGGCACCGCCATGGGCAACGGCGTCCTCGATGCGGACTATTTCCTGGCCGTCGCCCGGTCGCTGGTCAGTGGCGCCAACAACTACGGGTCGCTGGGACAAAGCGCCCGGGTCAGCGCCACCCTGAACGCCATCAACAACCAGCAGCCGGCCACGATCAACCTTTACGGCGAATCTCGAGTGGTGGATTTCTCGCAGTTCACAGTCCGCGGCCATTACGTCAACTCGGTGACCCTCCAACGGTATTTCCGCACCATGATGTGGTGCGCGCTGGCTGACTTCCGTTATGCTGGATTCTCCACGGGCGTGCCCGCGCCCGGCCAGACCAACACGCTGCGCGAGTTGTCCGGATGCGTGGCCCTGAACTTTCTCGCTCAGGGTTCCGGCCAGTTCACCAACTGGCTCCAGTTAAATCGCACTTTGGAAATGTTCGTCGGCACCACGGACTCGCTGAATCTGGCGCAGTTGAATGACCTGCTGTTTGCCGCTGGAATTTCTTCTCCCGCGAACCTGCCCGACCAGGCATCGCTGACAAATTTGCAGGCCCGGCTCATGTCCGGCGACTTGGGAATGCAGCAGGTGACGAGCGGATACTACTGGTCGCCACTCGGGCCCGGTCAGGTGAAGCTGCCGCGCTCCTTCGCCTTCATGGGGCAGCGATTTGTGCCGGACACCTGGGCGTTGGGCAAATGCACCTTCGATGACATTCTCTGGGATGATCCGAACGCCAACGGCATTCTCTTCGGCAAGGTGCTGCGACGGGTTCCCAGCGCGCTGGATGTCGCCTTCACAACGCTGGGGAACAGCCAGATTGTCCCGGAACTTGCCGCGCGCATCGCCAACACGAATGGACATCCTTGGCGGGATGGCATGTTCTACCAGCACAACCTTGGCGCGGCCCGGAACACGATCGATTTGCAGCCAGCTTCCGCCTGGACCAACAGCATTTACCTGCGCTGGCTGGCCTGTCTCCGCGAACTGTCCACGCCCACCACCGGCCCCGAGTTTCCCCAAGCCATGCGCACCCGGCCGTGGGCCATGAAGACGCTCAACACCCAACTGGCTTCGTGGACGGAACTCCGGCACAACGCAATCCTTTACGCCGAGCAATCCTACACGCCGATGCTCATTTGCTCGTATCCGGCGGGTTATGTCGAGCCGCGGCCGGCTTTCTACCAACGCATGCGGGAAATGGCACTGGCAACCAAGGAGGTCCTCGCCACCCTTTCGACCAACGGCGTTTTTACCTACGAGCACTACACGAATGACCTTCCCTTTTATGTCACCGTCAGCGGTGCCACCCTGTATGCCAACCGCCTGGCAACCATGGACAGTTTTGCCCAGACTGCGGACACGCTTCGCAGCATTGCCGAAAAAGAGTTGAGCCGCACCCCGCTCTCCTCGGGCGAGGTGTATTTTCTCCAATCGCTTGTCGAGTTCAACTGTGCGGGAGAACGCACCTACAGCGGTTGGTATCCCTCCTTGTTCTACGAACCCGGCAAAGAATATCTCCCGCCCGACGCGCAGTTCAATTTTCCAAGCGGGGAAAACCAGGGTTCAGACTTCTGGGATCCGCTGGTGACCGATGTGCACACCGACCCCGCGGATCCGATCGTCGGCGATCCGGGTTCGATTCTGCATGAGGGCGTGGGCAATGTTCAGTTGTTGATGATTGCCGTGGATTGTGGCCCGGGCGATCTCGCCGTTTATGCGGGGCCGGTCTTGAGCCACTACGAGTTTGAATTGGGCCCGACCACACGCATGACCGACGCTCAATGGAAGAATCTGGTGACCACGGACAGTTTGCCCTCGGCGCCAGAATGGACCCACAGCTACCTCGTGCCCAAACCTTGA